Proteins from a single region of Abyssalbus ytuae:
- a CDS encoding sensor histidine kinase produces the protein MNSLLERQIRKYLSTQVESPVNLTEFLEAINRSYENYEDQLKMIQRAMTISSDELFDANRKLQEEADRQSKLIDKLKEVINTLSLYQLPKDKKIENLELDGEKLAKFIDDQAKQIVEANKQKEKLLKSLEKQNQELNEYAHIVSHDLKSPLSSIDAVTNWLIEDYGHQMDDTCKSQFGIILNNVEKMDSLINGILHYSTIDKTETNVYDIDLHHLVKEIINIIHIPKHVTVKINGTLPTVRGDKYRLQQLFQNLLGNAVNYIDKEEGMVEIGAKSGKGFWEFYIKDNGVGIPEEYHHKIFEIFQTLNNNNKSTGIGLSIVKKILDFYGGAICLESKINEGTTFYFTLPKNYDGTT, from the coding sequence ATGAACTCATTGCTGGAGAGACAAATCAGAAAATATTTATCAACCCAGGTTGAATCACCAGTCAACCTTACAGAGTTTCTTGAAGCAATAAACAGGTCCTATGAAAATTATGAAGATCAGTTAAAAATGATACAAAGGGCTATGACCATTAGTTCAGACGAATTGTTTGATGCCAACCGGAAATTACAGGAGGAAGCCGACAGGCAAAGCAAGTTAATAGATAAACTTAAAGAAGTAATAAATACTTTAAGTTTGTACCAATTACCAAAGGATAAAAAAATTGAAAACCTGGAACTCGATGGAGAAAAACTTGCTAAATTTATTGATGACCAGGCAAAACAGATAGTAGAAGCAAACAAGCAAAAAGAAAAACTGCTAAAAAGTTTGGAAAAGCAAAATCAGGAGCTTAATGAATATGCCCATATTGTATCTCATGATCTGAAATCTCCCCTAAGTAGTATTGATGCCGTAACAAATTGGTTGATTGAAGATTATGGGCATCAAATGGATGACACCTGTAAAAGTCAGTTCGGCATAATATTAAATAATGTTGAAAAAATGGACTCCCTCATTAATGGAATTTTGCATTATTCAACTATAGACAAAACCGAAACGAATGTTTATGATATAGATTTACATCATCTTGTAAAAGAAATAATTAATATTATTCACATTCCCAAACATGTTACTGTTAAAATCAATGGCACATTACCAACGGTTAGAGGTGATAAATACAGGCTTCAGCAACTGTTCCAAAATTTATTGGGGAATGCTGTTAATTATATAGATAAAGAAGAAGGAATGGTTGAAATTGGTGCAAAAAGTGGTAAGGGTTTTTGGGAGTTTTATATAAAAGATAACGGGGTGGGCATTCCTGAGGAATATCATCATAAAATTTTTGAAATTTTTCAAACCCTTAATAACAATAATAAGTCAACCGGTATTGGATTGTCAATTGTAAAAAAGATATTAGATTTTTATGGCGGAGCTATATGTTTGGAATCTAAAATAAACGAAGGAACTACATTTTATTTCACTTTACCTAAAAACTATGACGGAACAACCTAA
- a CDS encoding DUF4114 domain-containing protein, translating to MNKKLPFILALLAVIYVKGQGYNFLGPYDLQGTPLYMELDDVIDQATMDLVHNSLPESYPVPEYNPHYLSSGYDTDIKLLQSSSVYVTFLEEGAGYKNVLGFYTYDLNTGPFTKPKPEDITIVFPNVSRLGSGGGLIEGNKVKIGDFPANTGIGWVLLANGWNGSVTPGLWQLFSNPDFNPESNPDLRQHNVLLKDNENERIILGFEDIRRDYGSCDNDFNDAVFYVTADTYSDINLNNFADINDATDISSANDGGLESNGDLAKLIAKRNFNRVKDGTALNRKKLQKIYNKASYKSIKAKDNALNKYFPETALYGSETAHVSSPDDLLGITNATAVFSADYYDGEKRVVAALATETEGGIYDHSKVICDRLNNSSLEDIRTVSVYGHEIVMSVIKRQNGNKEYALTFSVKKEPASNKIYSFWNIGEYPAGNYINFQVWGESMSQATSIVNYIFKQLTVEKTLESSKSSNKIPTVFVKKGFYKEGALVLDVVNKSSSSWINLEGNYREHELSESKPLSIQKDLTMEFEERIIVNTGHLFDIGLSVKGENSAQYDALYLADGPWGIDYLENTVMIDEFKIRQSGTVLNENYNVERNAKVKGKVKETLNLFRNILPGELVFNVSDYNKISFEIKNSVKVEVILVTENLTDWNNRLRTTLEPNNNLTTYNLKFEEFKNASGKSISIENLRSIVFSVQGDYQNFSNFEIEVLNVSFNKLSGSIDYEEITDIDEMSTESEEEILESSQAKVINYPNPFTDYTTIEFPVKTKYIDLLVVSLSGKIITRSRYETQNDSRTIIYKAYGLNQGIYRFIAVDDSGSKQTGSFLVN from the coding sequence ATGAATAAAAAACTACCGTTTATATTAGCTTTATTAGCTGTAATATATGTAAAAGGGCAAGGTTACAATTTTTTGGGACCTTATGATTTGCAGGGTACTCCTTTGTATATGGAATTAGATGATGTTATCGATCAGGCCACTATGGATTTGGTTCATAACTCTTTGCCGGAAAGTTATCCTGTACCGGAGTACAACCCACATTACCTTTCCTCAGGGTATGATACAGATATTAAATTATTACAAAGCTCTTCAGTGTATGTAACTTTTCTTGAAGAAGGCGCAGGATATAAAAATGTGTTAGGTTTTTATACTTATGATCTAAATACCGGTCCTTTTACGAAACCAAAACCGGAAGATATAACCATAGTTTTTCCCAATGTGTCCAGGCTGGGTTCCGGAGGGGGTTTAATAGAAGGAAATAAAGTAAAAATAGGTGATTTTCCGGCTAATACGGGCATAGGGTGGGTTTTGTTGGCTAATGGATGGAATGGGTCTGTTACTCCCGGGTTATGGCAACTATTTTCTAACCCGGATTTTAATCCTGAAAGTAATCCTGATTTGCGGCAGCATAACGTATTGTTAAAGGATAATGAAAATGAACGGATCATTTTGGGATTCGAAGATATTAGAAGAGATTATGGCTCGTGTGATAACGATTTTAATGATGCTGTTTTTTATGTTACGGCCGATACATATTCAGATATAAACCTAAATAATTTTGCAGATATTAATGATGCTACGGATATATCGTCTGCAAATGACGGAGGGCTTGAGAGCAATGGAGATTTGGCAAAATTAATAGCGAAGCGAAATTTTAACAGGGTAAAAGACGGTACGGCATTAAACAGAAAAAAGCTTCAAAAAATTTATAATAAAGCTTCATACAAAAGTATAAAAGCCAAAGACAATGCCCTTAACAAATATTTTCCAGAAACAGCTTTGTACGGAAGTGAAACAGCACATGTATCCAGTCCGGATGATTTATTGGGTATAACCAATGCTACGGCAGTATTCTCTGCCGATTATTATGACGGGGAAAAAAGGGTAGTGGCGGCGTTGGCAACTGAAACGGAAGGGGGTATATACGATCATTCCAAGGTAATATGCGACCGGCTAAATAATTCTTCTTTAGAAGATATAAGAACTGTTTCGGTGTATGGTCATGAAATAGTAATGTCGGTAATTAAAAGACAAAACGGAAATAAGGAATATGCATTAACGTTTTCTGTAAAAAAGGAACCAGCCAGTAATAAAATTTACAGTTTTTGGAATATTGGTGAATATCCGGCAGGAAATTATATCAATTTTCAGGTTTGGGGCGAATCTATGAGTCAGGCAACATCTATAGTAAATTATATTTTCAAGCAATTAACTGTTGAAAAAACTCTGGAAAGCAGCAAATCATCAAATAAAATTCCGACTGTTTTTGTCAAAAAAGGCTTTTATAAAGAAGGAGCACTAGTTCTGGATGTAGTAAATAAATCGTCTTCATCATGGATAAATCTTGAAGGAAATTACAGGGAACATGAACTATCTGAAAGCAAACCATTAAGTATACAAAAAGACTTAACCATGGAATTTGAAGAAAGAATTATCGTGAATACAGGTCATTTGTTTGATATTGGTTTATCTGTTAAAGGAGAAAATTCGGCCCAGTATGATGCTCTGTATTTAGCTGACGGTCCGTGGGGAATAGACTATCTTGAAAATACTGTAATGATCGACGAATTTAAAATACGTCAATCCGGTACAGTCTTAAATGAAAACTACAATGTAGAAAGAAACGCAAAAGTGAAAGGGAAAGTAAAAGAAACACTTAATTTATTTAGAAACATTCTTCCCGGGGAGTTAGTGTTTAACGTAAGTGATTATAATAAAATTTCTTTTGAAATAAAGAATTCGGTTAAAGTTGAAGTTATTCTGGTTACAGAGAATCTGACTGATTGGAATAACAGGCTAAGAACAACATTGGAACCTAACAATAACCTTACGACATACAATTTAAAATTTGAAGAGTTTAAAAATGCCTCAGGAAAGAGTATAAGTATTGAAAATTTAAGGAGCATTGTATTTTCTGTACAGGGTGATTATCAAAATTTCTCCAACTTTGAAATAGAGGTATTAAATGTTTCGTTTAATAAATTAAGTGGAAGTATAGATTATGAAGAAATTACTGATATTGATGAAATGTCGACAGAAAGTGAAGAAGAAATTTTGGAAAGCAGTCAGGCTAAAGTTATAAATTATCCCAATCCGTTTACAGATTATACTACCATTGAATTTCCAGTAAAAACAAAATATATAGATTTATTGGTGGTTAGTTTGTCAGGAAAAATAATAACCCGATCCAGATATGAAACCCAAAATGATTCCCGGACCATAATTTATAAAGCATATGGCTTAAACCAGGGAATATATAGATTTATTGCTGTAGATGATAGCGGTAGTAAACAAACAGGTAGTTTTTTGGTTAATTAA
- a CDS encoding glycosyltransferase: protein MKLAIVTAFPPSKVTLNEYGYHLVRHFRLKEKVKEIILITDKTVEDKNLDYTESGCKITVKQCWSFNSYKNFFSIYNIVKQTNPDAILFNLQFLKFGDKKIPAALGLMLPMVFKIKKIPTIVLLHNILEEVDLGNAGITQNKMLQKFYDIIGSTLTRFLLSADMLAVTIHKYVRTLEKKYAAKNVVLVPHGTFETPPQPDYNLPAGPKKIMAFGKFGSYKKVEVMIEAVELVRQTVKEPLEIVIAGTDNPNTPGYLEEVKENYAHVQGITFTGYVDEADVPRIFNESAVVVFPYSSTTGSSGVLHQAGGYGKAVIMPDLGDLSELVRDEGYRGEFFKPENVSSLAKAIKKIVLNDEYRLELSRANYKAATSLPMEKITDMYLDHFETIKQQKQVSADTELLTGDI, encoded by the coding sequence ATGAAGTTAGCCATAGTGACAGCCTTTCCTCCCAGTAAAGTAACATTAAATGAATATGGCTATCATTTAGTCAGGCATTTCAGATTAAAGGAAAAAGTAAAAGAAATTATACTTATAACAGATAAAACTGTTGAAGATAAAAATTTGGACTATACCGAAAGCGGATGTAAAATAACCGTTAAACAATGCTGGTCGTTTAACAGCTACAAAAATTTTTTCAGTATTTACAATATTGTAAAACAAACCAACCCTGATGCTATCCTTTTTAACCTGCAGTTTTTAAAATTCGGAGACAAAAAAATACCGGCTGCTTTAGGCTTAATGTTGCCTATGGTTTTTAAAATCAAAAAAATTCCTACAATTGTTTTGCTTCATAATATTTTAGAAGAGGTTGATTTGGGAAATGCCGGTATTACTCAAAATAAAATGTTGCAAAAATTTTACGATATAATAGGCAGTACTCTTACCAGGTTTTTGCTTTCAGCAGATATGCTTGCTGTTACCATACACAAATATGTACGAACGTTAGAAAAAAAATATGCGGCAAAAAATGTAGTTTTAGTACCTCACGGAACTTTTGAAACTCCCCCGCAACCAGATTATAATTTACCTGCAGGCCCCAAAAAGATCATGGCTTTTGGAAAATTCGGTTCTTATAAAAAAGTGGAGGTAATGATTGAAGCGGTAGAACTGGTAAGGCAAACTGTAAAAGAGCCGCTTGAAATTGTCATTGCCGGAACCGATAATCCGAATACGCCCGGATATTTGGAAGAAGTAAAAGAAAATTATGCCCATGTGCAAGGTATAACTTTTACAGGATATGTAGATGAAGCAGACGTACCCCGAATTTTTAACGAAAGTGCCGTAGTGGTATTTCCGTATTCATCAACTACAGGAAGTTCGGGAGTTTTACATCAGGCTGGAGGCTATGGGAAAGCAGTAATCATGCCTGATTTGGGAGATCTTTCGGAACTGGTAAGAGATGAAGGATACAGAGGAGAATTTTTTAAGCCGGAAAATGTTAGTTCTCTTGCTAAAGCCATAAAAAAAATAGTTTTAAATGATGAGTACCGGTTAGAATTATCCAGGGCAAACTACAAAGCAGCTACTTCATTGCCCATGGAAAAAATAACAGATATGTATTTAGATCATTTTGAAACAATAAAACAACAAAAACAAGTGTCGGCAGATACTGAGTTATTGACCGGAGATATATAA
- a CDS encoding tetratricopeptide repeat protein, whose amino-acid sequence MKEVFLSYIFVISGLTICVSQANMQEGFNYLETGQYDKAEMYFENILEQFPSDKTAQLCYGRAVGLNGNSEKAVSIFTSMLYNYPNDYEIKLNYAESLLWNKQYDKAKNFYRDLVEEKPDSFSALLGYANTFSNLKEYNNAIDYINKALKIQPENKNALLSKKYIRLGYAYQLQQKEQYDKAIAVLNENLKDFPQDSDILKNKANLYLIMGKYDDAQQTYLQLATNQKDSIAALNGLSLVMHLKNKDRIALKKAFKAKAKVNEIKDSSLIFPAYERYIQALIWNKKFKPAEKEISSMSKHYPNKNQVLALKATLEMYRNNFNISIKNYEEILKNDPNSFDGNLGIANAYFANGNDKKAYTAVFKTLKVFPNQKDAMNFLKKLNAEFIPYIEEKLTHTFDNGDNLAYAAQTDIVFSLNTKFKIFANYKYRKTENTITKNNGKSNDLSTGIQYKLHPKIIFNSSLGITSATSFSNTYTQLLANSFFKMKLLKLQDLEAGYKREIQNFNADLLDKEIVANHYYINHNISSNFNLGLFTQYFYTSQNDDNRRHLLFTSLYYNLLNKPVLKAGVNYQYISFKKQLPEIYFSPEKFNAVELFTDFLKDEKITNIKSLFYNLSGAIGYQFIENNKKQSTYRLQAKLGYKFSDRLMANFFGQHTNIASATAAGFTFTEIGLRVKWYLFKKPIFRIK is encoded by the coding sequence ATGAAAGAGGTTTTTTTAAGCTACATATTTGTTATTTCAGGACTAACCATTTGTGTTTCCCAGGCAAACATGCAAGAGGGTTTTAATTATCTGGAAACCGGACAATACGATAAAGCAGAGATGTATTTTGAAAATATTTTGGAACAATTTCCTTCTGATAAAACTGCACAATTGTGTTATGGAAGGGCTGTAGGTTTAAACGGCAATTCTGAAAAGGCTGTTTCAATTTTCACTTCAATGCTATACAATTATCCCAACGATTATGAGATAAAGCTTAATTATGCCGAATCTTTATTATGGAACAAACAGTATGATAAAGCAAAAAATTTTTATCGCGATTTAGTTGAGGAAAAACCAGACAGCTTTTCTGCCCTTTTGGGCTATGCGAATACATTCTCTAATCTTAAAGAATATAATAATGCTATTGATTATATAAATAAAGCTTTAAAAATACAACCCGAAAACAAAAATGCATTACTTTCTAAAAAATATATAAGATTGGGATATGCCTACCAATTACAACAAAAAGAACAATATGATAAGGCTATAGCAGTGCTTAATGAAAATTTAAAAGATTTTCCCCAGGATAGTGATATACTTAAAAATAAGGCTAATTTATATTTAATAATGGGCAAATATGACGATGCTCAACAAACCTATTTACAACTTGCCACTAATCAAAAAGATTCTATTGCAGCCCTAAACGGCTTATCATTGGTGATGCATTTGAAAAACAAAGACAGGATTGCTTTAAAAAAAGCTTTTAAGGCTAAAGCAAAGGTGAATGAAATAAAGGACTCTTCTCTTATATTTCCTGCCTATGAAAGATATATTCAGGCTCTTATATGGAATAAAAAATTTAAACCTGCTGAAAAGGAAATAAGCTCTATGTCAAAACATTATCCAAACAAAAATCAGGTATTGGCTTTAAAAGCTACTTTAGAAATGTATCGAAACAATTTTAATATCAGTATAAAAAATTATGAAGAAATTTTAAAAAATGACCCTAACTCATTTGATGGAAATCTTGGAATTGCCAATGCTTATTTTGCAAATGGAAATGATAAAAAAGCTTACACCGCTGTTTTTAAAACTCTAAAAGTATTCCCAAATCAAAAAGATGCAATGAATTTCTTAAAAAAGTTAAATGCTGAATTTATCCCATATATTGAAGAAAAATTGACACATACTTTTGATAATGGGGATAATCTCGCCTATGCAGCTCAAACTGATATTGTCTTTTCTTTAAACACAAAATTTAAAATATTTGCTAATTATAAATACAGAAAGACCGAAAATACCATTACCAAAAACAATGGCAAATCAAATGATCTTTCAACGGGCATACAGTATAAATTACATCCGAAAATTATTTTTAACAGCTCTTTAGGAATAACTTCGGCTACCTCGTTTTCTAACACTTATACCCAACTTCTCGCAAATAGTTTTTTTAAGATGAAACTATTAAAGCTGCAAGACCTGGAAGCAGGTTACAAAAGAGAAATTCAAAATTTTAATGCTGATCTTTTAGACAAAGAAATTGTTGCCAACCATTATTATATTAATCACAACATCAGTTCAAATTTTAATCTTGGATTATTTACACAATATTTTTATACCTCTCAAAATGATGATAACCGCCGACATTTACTTTTTACATCTTTATATTACAATTTATTAAACAAACCAGTTCTTAAGGCGGGGGTAAACTACCAGTATATAAGTTTTAAAAAACAACTTCCGGAAATTTATTTTAGTCCAGAAAAATTTAATGCCGTTGAACTTTTTACCGACTTTCTTAAAGACGAAAAAATAACAAACATAAAAAGTTTGTTTTATAATTTAAGCGGGGCCATAGGATATCAGTTCATAGAAAATAACAAGAAACAATCTACCTATCGTTTACAGGCTAAATTAGGGTATAAATTTTCTGATAGGTTAATGGCAAACTTTTTTGGCCAACATACTAATATAGCTTCTGCCACTGCAGCCGGATTTACATTTACCGAGATAGGCTTAAGAGTAAAGTGGTATTTATTTAAAAAACCGATATTCCGTATAAAATAG
- a CDS encoding Hpt domain-containing protein — protein sequence MTEQPNLSYIDELSGGDEEFKNKMLSILKKELPEEKEYYLNTIKNKDFGQSAQIVHKIKHKISILGMEKTYTFAEKHEDDLKGGVADFHPEFLKILEKMSNFLMNV from the coding sequence ATGACGGAACAACCTAATTTGAGTTATATTGATGAATTATCAGGCGGTGATGAGGAATTTAAAAATAAAATGCTTTCCATATTAAAAAAGGAATTGCCTGAAGAAAAAGAATATTATTTAAATACCATAAAAAATAAAGATTTCGGGCAATCAGCACAGATAGTTCATAAAATTAAACATAAAATTAGTATTTTAGGCATGGAAAAAACCTACACTTTTGCTGAAAAGCATGAAGATGACCTGAAAGGTGGTGTAGCAGATTTTCATCCGGAATTTTTAAAAATATTGGAAAAGATGTCCAATTTTTTAATGAATGTTTAA
- a CDS encoding glycoside hydrolase family 2 TIM barrel-domain containing protein: MHQKININIYRALLLLSFILLNILIVYGISSVLSYLNTGADRSAMLHLPSEGSNIYLPEVLWGSLENPGREIEKETLKKLEKDYLNAWYVKNIAYQNNNLYGIKDYYTDSAQTNIKKTVEFNKKNNIFLESTTLRHHPILNFYSADGQLAEFTDENVEEYHKLYKNNQVIFETTQTSTYKVLMLLEDGFWRIRHMVKQEPTAKTDSVQAIPYARVKNNSIFINDEEYNIKGINYYPQETPWNTFGNNFNIQVLEKDFELIRSAGLNTIRIFIQYDDFGKANVAQNKLQKLKKVLDIAEKNSLKVIVTLFDFYGDYSINNWTLTHRHAKKIVSEFKDHKAILAWDIKNEPDLDFENRGKQNVLKWLEFIIKEVKRQDSNHLVTIGWSSTKAALYLKEKVDYVSFHYYLNDFEEDYSSLKNQVPNKPLVLEEFGISSYKGIWSPFGKSKKQQAEYHQTMQAIFKKRNIAYLSWTLYDFENIPPSVVGNLPWRKNKQKHFGFIDKNGNKKPSFLYISGQ; this comes from the coding sequence ATGCATCAGAAGATAAATATTAATATATACCGGGCCTTATTGCTACTGTCTTTTATACTGCTAAATATATTAATAGTATATGGCATAAGTTCCGTTTTAAGTTATCTTAATACCGGTGCCGACAGATCGGCTATGCTTCACCTGCCTTCAGAAGGCTCCAATATTTATTTACCGGAAGTTTTATGGGGTTCTCTTGAGAATCCCGGAAGGGAAATAGAGAAAGAGACTTTAAAAAAACTTGAAAAAGACTATCTGAACGCATGGTATGTAAAAAACATAGCTTACCAGAATAATAATTTGTACGGAATTAAAGATTACTATACCGATAGTGCCCAAACCAATATTAAAAAAACTGTAGAATTCAATAAAAAAAACAACATCTTTTTAGAGAGTACTACATTAAGACATCATCCTATATTAAACTTCTACAGCGCCGATGGCCAGCTTGCAGAATTTACCGATGAAAACGTAGAAGAGTACCACAAACTCTATAAAAACAATCAGGTGATTTTTGAAACTACCCAAACATCTACCTATAAAGTACTTATGTTGTTGGAAGATGGTTTTTGGAGGATAAGGCATATGGTTAAACAAGAACCCACCGCTAAAACAGACTCTGTACAGGCAATTCCATATGCAAGGGTAAAAAACAATTCAATTTTTATAAATGATGAAGAATATAATATAAAAGGGATAAACTATTATCCTCAAGAAACACCCTGGAATACATTTGGAAACAATTTTAATATACAAGTACTGGAAAAAGATTTTGAACTTATAAGATCAGCCGGATTAAATACAATAAGGATTTTTATACAATACGATGATTTTGGAAAAGCAAACGTAGCTCAAAACAAACTACAAAAACTCAAAAAAGTCCTGGATATTGCTGAAAAAAATTCCTTAAAAGTAATTGTAACCCTATTTGATTTTTATGGAGACTACTCAATAAACAACTGGACACTTACACACAGGCATGCCAAAAAAATAGTTTCAGAATTTAAAGATCATAAAGCAATCCTCGCATGGGATATTAAAAATGAACCCGATCTTGATTTTGAGAACCGTGGGAAACAAAATGTTTTAAAATGGCTTGAATTTATAATTAAAGAGGTTAAAAGGCAGGATTCTAATCATCTTGTAACCATAGGGTGGTCATCAACAAAAGCTGCATTATACCTAAAAGAGAAAGTAGATTATGTATCCTTTCATTATTATTTGAACGATTTTGAAGAGGATTATTCTTCACTAAAGAACCAGGTTCCAAATAAGCCATTGGTTTTGGAAGAATTCGGAATTTCTTCTTATAAAGGTATTTGGAGTCCTTTTGGAAAATCTAAAAAACAGCAAGCTGAATATCATCAAACGATGCAGGCAATATTTAAAAAACGTAATATAGCTTATTTATCATGGACATTATATGATTTTGAAAACATACCTCCAAGTGTTGTGGGAAACCTTCCCTGGAGAAAAAACAAACAAAAGCACTTTGGGTTTATTGATAAAAACGGAAATAAAAAACCTTCGTTTTTATATATCTCCGGTCAATAA
- a CDS encoding oligosaccharide flippase family protein, translating to MKIDVMMFKYLSPERVFMISTLLVNAGNYLYNLGLGRILGPKEFADAAILITFLLVLSFIAMTFQLVTAKYVVIFDHEVFKSFIGFISKHAIIVGVLIGISIIVFSKHLQLIFNTSSSKMFVIFGIGVPIYFLMSINRGVFQGQKEFDQLSITYQSEMLSRLIITLILLYTLQVQSSVLVSAGILISFVFGLIPFKMKKDSFTDSPLEAGERKLVLKFIVLTAFYEFTQIIINNSDILLVKHYFENYEAGLYASLALIGRVVYFVAWMFVMILLPTVVKLHKEGKKHTAVMLKYVLYISALSAIIVFVTFLFPEFVIKTMFGEAYLSVSPLLWKYALATSIFAISNVFAYYFLSLDQYIPVILSGLTGLGQIVLIIFFHESLEQVVVMQIIAMAVLFIVQLVFFALYILKNRLNMHS from the coding sequence ATGAAAATAGATGTTATGATGTTTAAGTATTTATCCCCCGAAAGAGTATTTATGATAAGCACATTATTGGTAAACGCCGGTAATTATTTATATAACCTTGGGTTAGGAAGAATATTAGGGCCGAAAGAGTTTGCAGATGCCGCCATACTCATAACTTTTTTATTGGTATTATCCTTTATAGCCATGACTTTTCAGCTTGTTACTGCTAAATATGTTGTGATTTTTGACCATGAGGTATTTAAAAGTTTTATTGGTTTTATATCTAAACATGCCATTATTGTCGGGGTTCTTATTGGAATATCAATTATTGTTTTTTCCAAACACTTGCAACTGATTTTTAATACGAGTTCTTCAAAAATGTTTGTGATTTTTGGGATAGGTGTTCCTATTTATTTTTTAATGAGTATAAACAGAGGGGTTTTTCAAGGCCAAAAAGAATTTGATCAGTTATCCATTACGTATCAAAGTGAAATGTTAAGCAGGTTAATTATAACCCTGATTTTATTATACACATTACAAGTACAATCATCGGTGTTAGTATCGGCAGGGATATTAATTTCATTTGTGTTCGGACTTATTCCTTTTAAAATGAAGAAAGATTCTTTTACCGATTCACCATTAGAAGCGGGAGAAAGAAAGTTGGTTCTAAAATTTATAGTGCTCACGGCTTTTTATGAGTTTACACAAATAATTATTAATAACAGTGATATTTTACTGGTTAAGCATTATTTTGAAAATTATGAGGCGGGTTTATATGCATCTTTGGCTCTTATTGGCAGAGTAGTGTATTTTGTTGCATGGATGTTTGTAATGATTTTATTGCCAACTGTAGTAAAATTACATAAAGAAGGAAAAAAACATACTGCTGTAATGCTTAAGTACGTACTATACATTTCTGCCCTTTCGGCTATTATAGTTTTTGTAACTTTTTTGTTTCCGGAATTTGTTATTAAAACAATGTTTGGAGAAGCTTACCTTTCTGTATCTCCATTACTTTGGAAATATGCTCTAGCCACATCAATTTTTGCAATATCAAATGTGTTTGCTTATTATTTTCTTTCTCTGGATCAATACATACCTGTTATTTTATCAGGGTTAACCGGATTGGGCCAAATAGTTTTAATAATATTTTTTCATGAGAGTTTGGAGCAGGTAGTGGTTATGCAAATAATAGCCATGGCTGTTTTATTTATAGTTCAATTAGTATTTTTTGCATTATATATTTTAAAAAACCGGCTAAACATGCATTCATAA
- a CDS encoding LytR/AlgR family response regulator transcription factor, which produces MNCIIIDDEAAARAVVEQLCKNMGNLNVVEEFPNAIQAIKYLNQNEVDLIFLDIHMPDFTGFDLIQTIKNPPRIILTTSDKNFAIEAFEYDCIVDYLVKPITMSRFEKAIQKALKFNPPVKVSNEGVDKDDTEPENQLYVNIDRRLIKIDLPSIYLVEAKGDYILIKTEGKNYTVHSTLKKIEDKLPNDLFLKVHRSYIINLKKIVDIEDNSVLIAKDVIPVSRSNRPELMKRLNLL; this is translated from the coding sequence ATGAATTGTATTATAATTGACGATGAAGCTGCAGCAAGGGCTGTTGTAGAACAACTGTGCAAAAATATGGGAAATTTAAATGTTGTTGAAGAGTTTCCCAATGCAATTCAGGCAATAAAGTACTTAAATCAAAACGAAGTAGACCTTATTTTTCTGGATATTCACATGCCGGATTTTACAGGGTTTGATTTAATACAAACCATAAAGAACCCACCCAGAATAATATTAACTACCTCCGATAAAAATTTTGCTATAGAGGCTTTTGAATATGATTGTATTGTAGATTATCTGGTTAAACCAATTACGATGTCAAGGTTTGAAAAAGCTATTCAAAAAGCATTAAAATTTAATCCCCCGGTTAAAGTTTCTAATGAAGGAGTTGACAAAGACGATACAGAACCAGAGAATCAGCTATATGTAAATATAGACCGGAGATTGATAAAAATAGACTTACCCAGCATATATCTGGTAGAAGCGAAAGGAGATTATATTTTAATTAAAACCGAAGGGAAAAACTACACAGTTCATTCCACACTAAAAAAAATTGAAGATAAACTTCCTAATGATTTGTTTTTAAAAGTACATCGTTCGTACATTATTAATCTTAAAAAAATTGTTGATATTGAAGATAATAGTGTGCTTATAGCCAAAGATGTAATCCCTGTTAGCCGGTCTAACCGTCCGGAATTAATGAAAAGGTTAAATCTGCTTTAA